A part of Vulpes lagopus strain Blue_001 chromosome 4, ASM1834538v1, whole genome shotgun sequence genomic DNA contains:
- the TCIM gene encoding transcriptional and immune response regulator, with protein MIFATDSLESPGAEFPKILTSMKAKPSRQASVMSTSLRVSPSIHGYHFDTASRKKAVANIFENIDQESLQRLFKNSGDKKAEERAKIIFAIDQDLEEKTRALMALKKRTKDKLFQFLKLRKYSIKVH; from the coding sequence ATGATTTTTGCCACAGACTCTCTGGAGAGCCCGGGAGCTGAATTCCCGAAGATCCTCACATCGATGAAAGCAAAGCCAAGCCGCCAAGCCAGCGTCATGTCCACCTCGCTGCGAGTTAGCCCGTCCATCCACGGCTACCACTTCGACACGGCCTCGCGTAAGAAGGCAGTGGCCAACATCTTTGAAAACATAGACCAAGAATCTCTACAGAGACTTTTCAAAAACTCTGGGGacaagaaggcagaggagagagctAAGATCATTTTTGCCATAGATCAAGATCTGGAGGAGAAAACGCGAGCCCTGATGGCCCTGAAGAAGAGGACGAAAGACAAGCTTTTCCAATTTCTGAAACTGCGGAAATATTCCATCAAAGTTCACTGA